In one Nitrospirota bacterium genomic region, the following are encoded:
- a CDS encoding anthranilate synthase component I family protein, translated as MTIKIQQAKKTHLSSSGQVLLSPLYLELPYKAPASVYERFRTSRTVLLESIKGSEKIGRYSFIAIDPYLEFKVKDSVVEVSTGGVAGCGLRVAGCKDLKIVDRRPLGRVRELLLSYPQKKNPHLPPFQGGAIGLLSYDFVHYLEGLPKTAADELQIPDAHFFLVDRLFAFDHTERKAYAIVCPGARREGLGVLEKWSAGEVEKWSSDFHYPGMYDEAGDSLCRMTDEYNRVRDDSTDTVVPERHGRADIVYEMTKKNYMDMVVRAKEYIHAGDIFQANLSQRLSADIKASPWRLYSILRQINPSPFSAFVDFGDYQIVSSSPERLIRLREGIADTRPIAGTRPRGTTAAEDERLRADLLLNEKERAEHIMLIDLERNDLGRVCSYGTVRVDELMTTEDYSHVIHIVSNVRGVLSAERDAFSLLRATFPGGTITGVPKVRCMEIIDELEPVVRGPYTGSIGYIGFSGDMDMNIVIRTFVIKDGRAYVQAGAGIVADSVPEREYYESLKKAEALLSTLERL; from the coding sequence ATGACTATTAAAATACAACAGGCAAAGAAGACGCATCTGTCATCCTCAGGACAGGTGTTACTCTCCCCCCTCTATCTTGAACTGCCATATAAGGCACCCGCTTCTGTCTATGAACGGTTCAGGACAAGCAGGACAGTGCTGCTTGAGAGCATTAAAGGGTCTGAAAAGATTGGAAGATACTCCTTTATTGCCATTGATCCCTATCTTGAGTTTAAGGTGAAGGACTCGGTTGTGGAGGTCTCCACAGGAGGGGTTGCGGGTTGCGGGTTGCGGGTTGCGGGTTGTAAGGACCTGAAGATTGTTGACAGAAGGCCGCTTGGAAGAGTGAGAGAGCTCCTTCTTTCGTACCCACAGAAAAAAAATCCCCACTTGCCACCCTTTCAGGGCGGGGCAATCGGCCTGCTCAGCTATGACTTTGTCCACTACCTTGAAGGGTTGCCAAAGACGGCAGCAGATGAACTGCAGATACCTGATGCCCATTTTTTTCTCGTTGACAGGCTGTTTGCATTCGACCATACAGAGAGAAAGGCTTATGCCATTGTCTGCCCTGGGGCAAGGCGGGAGGGGCTTGGAGTGCTGGAGAAATGGAGTGCTGGAGAAGTGGAGAAATGGAGTTCCGATTTCCACTACCCCGGAATGTATGATGAGGCCGGTGACTCTCTCTGCCGCATGACTGACGAATATAACCGTGTCAGGGACGATTCCACGGATACAGTAGTACCTGAAAGACATGGACGGGCGGATATTGTATATGAGATGACAAAAAAAAATTACATGGATATGGTGGTCAGGGCAAAGGAATACATCCATGCAGGTGATATTTTTCAGGCAAATCTTTCCCAGAGACTCTCTGCTGATATAAAAGCATCCCCGTGGAGACTTTATTCGATTTTGAGACAGATAAACCCATCGCCTTTCTCTGCATTCGTGGATTTCGGAGACTACCAGATCGTAAGCTCTTCTCCCGAGAGACTAATCAGGCTGAGGGAGGGCATTGCCGATACAAGACCAATTGCCGGTACAAGACCCCGGGGCACCACTGCAGCAGAGGACGAGAGACTGAGGGCTGACCTTCTGCTTAATGAAAAGGAACGGGCAGAGCATATAATGCTCATTGACCTCGAAAGAAACGACCTTGGCAGGGTCTGCAGCTACGGCACTGTCAGGGTTGATGAATTGATGACAACAGAGGATTATTCGCACGTAATCCATATCGTATCCAATGTAAGGGGCGTCCTCTCGGCAGAAAGGGATGCCTTCAGCCTCTTGAGGGCCACCTTTCCGGGGGGTACAATCACAGGGGTGCCAAAGGTGAGGTGCATGGAGATTATAGATGAACTCGAACCCGTTGTCAGGGGACCCTATACCGGTTCCATCGGCTACATCGGTTTCAGCGGTGATATGGACATGAACATTGTTATCAGGACGTTTGTGATAAAGGACGGAAGGGCCTATGTTCAGGCCGGGGCCGGGATAGTGGCGGACTCGGTGCCGGAAAGGGAATACTATGAAAGTCTGAAAAAGGCTGAGGCCTTGCTCTCAACACTGGAGAGACTTTAA
- the pyrF gene encoding orotidine-5'-phosphate decarboxylase, protein MPAKERLILALDVNDPVHALDIVDRFSEWVTTFKVGLELFTTAGPDIVKKIHDRGKKVFLDLKFHDIPNTVVKASVVVTRLGVFMFNLHASGGFEMMRRTSETVVETCLKENLPRPKIIAVTVLTSISQDEFKKDMGYQYGIRTHVKHLSALAHRAGLDGVVASGHEVSAIRNSIGAGFVIVTPGIRPSWSPPDDQKRTMTPKEALRSGADYLVVGRAVLSQTDPEKATELILLEMLSS, encoded by the coding sequence TTGCCGGCTAAGGAAAGACTGATACTTGCACTCGACGTCAATGACCCCGTACATGCACTCGATATAGTTGACAGGTTCAGCGAATGGGTCACGACCTTCAAGGTCGGGCTTGAGCTCTTTACCACCGCCGGACCTGACATCGTAAAAAAGATCCATGACAGGGGAAAGAAGGTATTTCTTGATCTCAAGTTCCACGATATACCCAATACAGTCGTAAAGGCATCGGTAGTGGTAACAAGGCTTGGGGTTTTCATGTTCAACCTGCATGCCTCCGGCGGGTTTGAGATGATGAGGAGGACGAGTGAGACGGTAGTGGAGACCTGCCTGAAGGAGAACCTGCCAAGGCCAAAGATAATCGCCGTTACAGTGCTGACGAGCATATCACAGGATGAGTTCAAAAAGGATATGGGCTATCAGTATGGGATAAGGACCCATGTAAAACACCTCTCTGCCTTGGCCCATCGTGCTGGGCTTGACGGTGTGGTTGCATCAGGGCATGAGGTATCTGCAATAAGAAACTCCATCGGGGCGGGTTTTGTCATTGTCACCCCCGGCATAAGACCTTCCTGGTCGCCACCGGATGACCAGAAGCGGACCATGACACCCAAGGAGGCTCTCCGTAGCGGTGCAGACTATCTCGTGGTCGGAAGGGCCGTGCTCTCACAAACGGACCCTGAGAAGGCCACTGAACTCATACTCCTGGAGATGCTTTCTTCCTGA
- the dcd gene encoding dCTP deaminase: MVKNDKWIKDMAGQGMIEPLSKSHAGDGVVSFGVSSYGYDMRISDEFKIFTNINTTVIDPKSFDPESFIDYKGAECIIPPNSFVLGRSVEYFRIPRDILVICLGKSTYARCGIVVNVTPLEPEWEGHVTIEISNTTPLPARIYANEGIAQLIFLGAAEPCEVSYKDKTGKYQAQKGITLPKI, from the coding sequence ATGGTAAAAAACGACAAATGGATAAAGGATATGGCAGGACAGGGGATGATAGAACCCTTGAGCAAGAGCCACGCGGGCGACGGGGTTGTCTCTTTTGGTGTAAGTTCCTATGGATACGATATGCGCATATCCGACGAGTTCAAGATATTCACAAATATAAACACCACTGTTATTGACCCAAAATCCTTTGACCCTGAGAGCTTTATTGACTACAAGGGGGCAGAGTGCATTATCCCTCCGAACTCATTTGTGCTTGGCAGGTCTGTGGAATACTTCAGAATCCCCAGGGATATACTTGTCATCTGCCTCGGAAAATCCACCTATGCACGATGCGGTATAGTGGTGAATGTTACTCCGCTTGAGCCTGAGTGGGAAGGGCATGTCACCATTGAAATTTCCAATACAACACCACTTCCGGCAAGAATATACGCAAATGAAGGGATAGCTCAGTTGATATTCCTCGGCGCTGCAGAGCCGTGTGAGGTATCCTATAAGGACAAGACAGGTAAATATCAGGCCCAGAAGGGGATTACTCTACCAAAGATATAG
- a CDS encoding MFS transporter, which translates to MKKSILRNISPTVIALGAVSFLTDLSSEMIYPLLPLFLSTVLGAGAFAIGLIEGIAEMTASVFKIISGYLTDRSGRRRPYVVWGYTLSSLARPLIGLVRLWPLVLVLRFVDRIGKGVRTSPRDALIADVTDLRFRGWAYGFHRAMDHAGAIAGPLVAVLLLKVFDVSLRTVFLLSALPAALVILIVVIFVKERRDADTVSESGEKAGSAPQVPEHGTGHGSLKDFRLFMFAVVVFTLGNSTDAFLLLRLNHAGVDGTGVALLWSAFHIVKMVSTLLGGKISDRIGRKPMVITGWIYYAAIYLLFAFLETRGVLITTFLLYGVYFGLTEPVERAWVASLVPQKLMGRAFGYYNGAVGIASLPASLIFGLIWQKWGYEYAFITGGLFALLGCVLISGVKEDRRAGV; encoded by the coding sequence GTGAAAAAATCCATACTCAGGAATATATCACCTACAGTTATAGCGCTTGGGGCCGTCAGCTTTCTGACCGACCTCTCAAGTGAGATGATCTATCCACTCCTGCCCCTCTTCCTCTCCACAGTCCTTGGTGCAGGGGCATTTGCCATCGGACTGATTGAGGGGATTGCGGAGATGACCGCCTCGGTTTTCAAGATTATTTCCGGCTATCTCACTGACAGGTCCGGCAGGAGGAGGCCCTACGTGGTATGGGGTTACACATTGTCCTCCCTGGCAAGACCCCTGATAGGCCTTGTCAGGCTGTGGCCGCTGGTGCTTGTCCTCAGGTTTGTCGACAGGATCGGCAAAGGGGTCAGGACATCTCCAAGGGATGCATTGATTGCAGATGTCACTGATTTGAGGTTCAGGGGCTGGGCGTACGGGTTTCACAGGGCCATGGACCATGCCGGTGCGATTGCAGGGCCCCTGGTTGCGGTCCTCCTGCTTAAAGTGTTTGACGTCTCATTAAGGACTGTTTTCCTCCTGTCCGCCCTGCCTGCTGCACTGGTTATCCTCATCGTGGTGATCTTTGTGAAGGAGAGGAGAGATGCTGATACGGTTTCAGAGAGCGGGGAAAAGGCAGGTTCAGCCCCTCAGGTTCCAGAGCACGGTACAGGGCACGGCAGTCTTAAGGACTTCAGGTTGTTTATGTTTGCCGTTGTTGTCTTTACCCTCGGAAATTCAACAGATGCCTTTCTCCTGCTGAGGCTTAACCATGCAGGGGTTGACGGGACAGGAGTTGCACTGTTATGGTCGGCTTTTCATATCGTAAAGATGGTTTCAACGCTTCTGGGGGGGAAGATATCAGACAGGATTGGACGGAAACCGATGGTCATAACCGGATGGATATACTATGCCGCCATCTATCTGCTGTTTGCTTTCCTTGAAACACGAGGGGTTCTCATCACGACATTCCTGCTGTATGGGGTCTATTTTGGCCTGACTGAGCCTGTTGAACGGGCATGGGTCGCCTCCCTTGTACCGCAGAAACTGATGGGAAGGGCTTTTGGTTACTACAACGGTGCCGTCGGCATCGCCTCCCTGCCCGCAAGCCTCATATTCGGCCTTATCTGGCAGAAGTGGGGTTATGAGTACGCCTTTATTACAGGCGGGTTGTTTGCACTGCTGGGGTGTGTATTGATTTCAGGGGTTAAAGAGGATAGGAGGGCTGGAGTTTGA